A stretch of the Candidatus Scalindua japonica genome encodes the following:
- a CDS encoding protoglobin family protein, with translation MSIMSEAYMKMYPMEAKDKKASGKPTAVLDIPEFKKAWDLHRETSIDIVKRFEYMAQCVGFTDKDTEAIKESSDIIAANLKTILDHIYYEKLITDPWLSRWFRDETGKISRQYVDVRRAKQQKFLLRILECKWDEDFLNHVRWVGAIHVPTFGLEEMYIPMRLNIALWGYIHQYLFNLFAEELRSDPDKLRRITTAWTKLFWLVIDLYHIEYLPSWM, from the coding sequence ATGTCAATTATGTCAGAAGCATACATGAAGATGTACCCTATGGAAGCGAAAGATAAAAAAGCATCCGGTAAGCCGACAGCGGTACTGGATATTCCAGAATTTAAAAAAGCGTGGGACCTTCACCGGGAGACGAGTATTGATATTGTTAAGCGCTTTGAGTATATGGCCCAGTGTGTCGGTTTCACTGATAAAGATACAGAGGCGATTAAAGAATCATCGGATATAATTGCCGCAAACTTGAAAACAATCCTTGATCATATTTATTATGAAAAACTGATTACTGACCCATGGTTGTCCAGGTGGTTCAGGGATGAAACAGGGAAGATTTCCAGGCAATATGTTGACGTTCGAAGGGCAAAGCAGCAGAAGTTTCTTCTTCGGATATTGGAGTGCAAATGGGATGAAGATTTTTTAAACCATGTTCGATGGGTTGGTGCTATACATGTACCTACATTCGGGTTGGAGGAAATGTATATACCTATGAGATTGAATATCGCACTCTGGGGTTATATCCATCAATATTTGTTTAACCTGTTTGCTGAGGAGCTGAGGAGTGACCCTGATAAGTTACGTCGAATTACGACTGCCTGGACAAAGCTCTTCTGGTTGGTTATCGATCTTTACCATATCGAATATTTGCCTTCATGGATGTAA